DNA sequence from the Archangium lipolyticum genome:
TTCCTGGAGGCGCGGCGACCGGGGATTGACACATGGAGTGCGTGTGCCCATTTTGGGCGTTCGCGGCTCGCGCGGTGGGGTGCCTTGCGCGGCGGGAGGTGTGCCATGGGACGTGTGCAAAACGGTGTCTCGGGTCTCTCCACGCCCTCGCACGGGTGACCGGCGCGTACCGTCTCTCGACTGAACGGATCCGCTGACTCCGGCGCACGAGCGCCGGCGTGGAGCCTCGTCGTGTCCTGAATCGAGGCGCCGAGCCCCTGTGCGGGTGCGGCGTCCAGGGAACCGTTCGCTCCATGAGCTCGAAGAAGCATCGCCGTTCCCGCGCGTCGCACCGGCGCGCGGACGCAGAATCCTTTTCGTTCGAAGAATCCTCCATTCCGGCGCGGCACCTGCGCCTGCAGTCCACCCTGTTCGAGGAGGTGTCCCTCCTGTTCCGAGGTGAGCTGTCCGACCCGCTGCTCGAGGGCGTCGTGGTGACGATGCTCGAGCTGTCGCCGGACGGCCGCCACGCCCGTATCGGCTTCACCCTTCCCCCCGAGCGCCAGGAGTCCGGCCCGGCGCCGGTGGAGGAGGCGCTGGTGCGGGCGAGTGGCTTCATCCGCTCGCAGCTGGCGCTCGGGCTGAACCTCAAGCGGGTGCCGAACCTGCGCTTCGTCTGCGTGGGCGTGGCGCCGCGCCTGGCGCCCGACGAGGAAGGAGGTGAGTCATGATGCCTCGAGTCCTCGAGAGCCCGCCCGGGGCAGTGCCCATCCTGGCCTGGGCGCGCGAGGTGCCACCGGGAGCGGTGAAGCAGCTCCAGCACATCGCCAGCCAGCCGTACGTGGTGGAGCACGTGGCGGCGATGCCGGACGTCCACGTGGCGCAGGGGGTGGCGGTGGGCACCGTCTTCGCCACCGAGCGCACCGTGGTGCCGGGGGCGCTGGGAGGCGATCTGGGGTGCGGCGTGAGTGCGCACCGCTTCGACTTCCCGGCCGCGTCGCTCGGGAGGGCGGAGCTGGAACGGCTGCTGGGGGCACTGGCGCGCCGGGTGCCGGTGGGGGACGCGGTGCACCGGGGGGCGGGCCTGCCGCTGCCTCCCGGGCTCCAGGCCGCGAGCCTCTCCACGCACCGGCTCCAGCGGGAGTGGGAGCGTCTGGCGCCGAGGCACCTCGGCACGCTTGGGGGAGGCAACCACTTCCTCGAGCTGGACCGGGATGCGGGGGGAGACCTGTGGCTGCTCATCCACTCGGGATCGCGGGGAGTGGGAGGGGCCATCGCCGCGCACCACCTGAGGGTGGCCGCGGCGCGGGGAGAGGGCTCGCTGCCGGGCCTGCGGACCGACACCCCCGAGGGGGCCGCGTGCCTGGCGGACATCGAGCTGGCGTGCCGTTTCGCCCGGGCCAACCGGGACACGCTCGCCGCCCGGGCGGTGGAGGTGTTGGTTGAGGCGCTCGGGTGCGAGCCGGATCCGGGCGCGAGCGTGGACGTGCACCACAACCACGTGGCGGAGGAGAGGCACCTAGGCCGGGCGCTGCTCGTGCACCGCAAGGGTGCGGTGGGGCTGGAGGCGGGGCAGAGAGGCCTGATTCCAGGCTCGATGGGGACGGCCTCGTACGTGGTGGAGGGGAGGGGAGAGCCGAGGGCGTTCGGCTCCTGCTCGCACGGGGCGGGGAGGGTGCTCACGCGAGGAGAGGCGAGGGCGCGCATCCGCCCGGCGGCGCTGGAGCATGCGCTGCGCCGGGTGGTGTTCGACCGGCACCGGGTGGATGCCTTGGTGGAGGAGGCGCCGGAGGCCTACCGCGACATCGCGGAGGTTCTGGAGGACGAGGCGGACCTGGTGACGCCCGTCCTACGGCTCACACCCATCGCCGTGCTCAAGGGCTGAGCCATGGGGGCGGCGGGATTCAATCCCGCCGCCCCCGTAATGACGGGCTCGCCTTTCCGGTCATTCCTCCGCCTTCCCGTGAGGGAGTCCTTGCTCGTCTCAAAGGGCTCTTGTTCTTATGCTATTCGCTGTGACCTGCGTTCGCCCCTTTTTGGACATTCACCACCAAGCATGTGTCGGTGTGACTCCCATGCCCGGCTTGCGCTCCACCAGCCAACAGAACACCGAGCTATAGTGACGGTATGACCACAGGAACATCAGGCAGCACGCCACATTTGAACGACCCTAAGCCCAGTGTTGACCGTATTGACGAACTCGCTCGTCGCATCGTGACTGGCGACATCTTGCTTCCAAAGTTTCAGCGCGAATTTGTTTGGAAAAGCAAGCGGGTTCTCGCTCTTCTCGATTCAATCGCAAAAGGCTATCCGATAGGCAGCATCCTGCTGTGGCGAACGCGCCAGGAACTCAAGAGCGAGAAAAAGATCGCTGACTTGGATGTAGCGAATCAACAGGCCGAGTATCCGTTCAACTATCTTTTGGATGGGCAGCAGCGGCTCTCAACCATCTGTGGCGCACTCTTCTGGAATGGTTCTGACCCGAAGAGTCTATGGAATATCGCCTACGATCTCCGAACGGAGAATTTCTTTCACCCAAGCACTCTGGAAGAGCTTCCTCTGCATCAAATTCGGGTGAACAAACTCTCGAATCCTTCTGCCTTCTTTGGGCAGATCGCACAACTTGCCCTCCATACCTCACCAGACAAGGAAGAATTGGCAACGCGCGCTAAGGCCCTGTTCGATCGTTTCAAGGATTACAAAATCGCCGTCGTGACGCTCGGGGATATGTCAATCAAGGATGTCGCGCCAATTTTTGAGCGTATTAACAGTCAAGGTGTTCCTCTCACGCGTGTTGATCTGCTTCGCGCGGCAACGTGGAGTAAAGAGTTTGATTTGAACGAGGCTATTGGCGAAATTCAAGAGGAGCTTGATGAGAAGGGATTCAAGGAGATCGAGTCCAAGTCGATCTTGCGAAATCTTTCTGCTAGTCAGGGAGGGGGCTTCACAATTGAGGATGTGGAGCATCTACGTGGGCACACACCACAGGCTCGCTTGGAGGCGGCCAAGATCACCAAGCTTGCTTATCAGAGAGCGGTTGATTTTTTAGTTTCGGAACTTGGAGTGGTGAGTTCGTACGCTCTTCCGTATGCAAATCAGATCACCGTTCTTGCCGAATGCTTCCGGCTCTTGCCTACCTCTCCCTCTCCTGCGCAGTATCAAGCAATGCGTGAGTGGTTCTGGCAAACTTCGTTTTCTGGATACTTTAGTGGTTGGAACACTGGTCAAATGACCGCAGACCTTGCGAGTGTGCGTGCCTTCGCTTCAGGTGCGAAACCGAGCATTCCTCTTGTATCGGTACGGCCAGTTGAGACGACTTGGCGCGAACGACCCTTCAGAACGAATAACGCCCTGAGTAAGGCGTTCGCCCTTGTTCTCGCCGCTCAAGCTCCGCGCGATCTTCTCACCGGTCAACGGATTGATACAAGCGCGTCGTTGTCGTGGATTAATCAAAAGGAGTTCCACCACTTCTTCCCGAAAAGATGGCTCAAGAATCAGGATGTCGCCACTGGTCGGATTAATGTGATGGCGAACATTGTTTATCTTACGTCCGCTAGCAATAAAGTCATTTCTAGCAAAAAGCCCTCTCAGTACCTACGTGAGGCCGAGGCGCGCCTCGGCTCTGAATTCGAAGTGGTGCTTCGGTCCAACTTGATCCAGCCCAGCGCATTCGACGCAGCATGCAGGGACGACTACGAGGCTTTCCTTTATGCACGCAGCCAAGCCATTGATGCGGCTGCTGCACGTCTCGCAGGCTGGGCGGAAAGCGTGGCAAGGGCCGTTGTAGATGGGGATGACGAAGATTCTGAACACTGAAGGAGGGAGCCGCGCTCCTGCGGGGGAAAGTTCCATTGTAGTCTAGGCTCCGCTAATCTAGGTTGAACATCATGGACCAGCAGACCATCGATCCGGACTGGCGATTTCGTGCTGCGGCCTTTCAGGCTGTGGAGCGACTGGTGGCACGTCACGGACCCATTTTGCGTTGGGAACATATCGCACAGGGCTTCGAGATTGATGGTCAGCACATCATGTTCACCGCCAAGCCACGGGGCATTTTCCGTCCGAAGCAGATGCAAGGTGCGGCGCTGTCAATCCGCGCTGCTATGCCTCGCAGGAGCCGTGAAAGAGAGTGCCAAGAGCAGTTGAAGAAAGTGGCCTTTACCTACAAACTCCAAGGAGATGCTCCGGATGGCTACGATAACCATCTATTATTGCAGGCCCTGGACCTGTCCGCACCACTCATCTATTTCCTTGCGGTCGAGCCCGCTGCGTACGAGCCCATGTGGCCTGTTTTTGTCCGGGGCATCGATTTGTCGCGGATGGAGTGCAGGCTCTCTTTAGACGAAAGAGCAGTAGTCGCTAAAGAGAGTCGCTTGCTAAATAATCCCACTATTCTTGAGCCTGAGTTTAGGATTCAACTCGTCGAGGTCAATCGTGAGTTGATGGAGCTTTTAGCTAGGCATCCCGAGAGGCTCAGGAAATTGGATGCCAGGAAGTTCGAGCAGGTTGTTGCGGAGATCTTCAAGAATCAAGGGTTCGACGTTGTTCTAACTCCTCAAACAAGAGATGGGGGGCGTGACATTCAGGCTGTACGAAAAGACTCGTTTGGAACGTTTCTTTATTATGTAGAATGCAAGCGATATGCTAAGTCAAGGCCTGTTGGCGTTGAAGTAGTACGCGCCCTATATGGCGTGGTGCAGCATGATCGAGCTACGGCAGGAATCATTGCAACTACGTCATCGGTTACTGATGATGCAATAGACTTTGCAACGCCGATTAAGTACCAGCTGAGTCTCAGGGATTTCGAGGCACTTGGGGAATGGCTTGGTACTTACAGGAAATAGGCTTCGTGCTGAAATTGAATGTTCGGACTGGAGCCACTGACTGTCAACGAGCGAAAGGACCTGCTCGAAGTCTTGGAGGACTGGTGTGGAACTGCTTCCACCGTCATCACCTCCCAGCTCGACCCCAAGCAGTGGCACGCGCTCATCGGTGATGCGACCGTCGCTGATGCCATCCTCGACCGGGTGCTCCACAACGCCCACCGCATCAAGCTGATGGGCGAGTCCATCCGCAAGCAGCATGGAAAGTTGACGACCGAGCCGAAGCCGGAGAAGAGAAGGGCACCAGCGTCGCTCCGCTCCCATGAGCGGCTTGGCCCGGAACAGGTGAGCGGCTTGGCTCGGAATCGGTGATCGGCTTCGCCCGGAACGAGTGATGGCGATGACCGGAATACGCAGTTGGATCAGCGCCGCGCCTACGAGCGCCGTGTCCTACCCACGGGATGGAGCGGGGCAAAGCATCCCTCCGCTCCACCCTTGTGCGTCCTCAGCGAGAGGTGGACGTCACACTGCTACGGCTGTGCGTCCCCTCAATGCTTGATGCACATCTGGCGCGGGCCGCTGAATCCCTCGTCCGCCTGAATTCCCAATACTTCGGTCCCACCATAGGCGCCTTTGAGAGAGAAATTGGTCGAGCCGTAGCTGCCAGGGAAACTATCGTCAATCCCCACCCTCACCCACCAGATCCCCGCAGCGGGATTCTCAGCGATAAACGTGCACGTTTTGCCCCACGCGTTGCAGTACTCAGAAGTGGTTCCCGCCGGAATCGAACCGAACCCAACATCCATGACCGGCATGAAGCTGCCATAACAGCTCGGAATGCTTGCCAAGGAGAATTTCAGATATGGGGTACCTTCCGGCACTTCCAGGAAGAATACCTGGTCATACCATCCCACCTCGCCGGCATAGGCCTCATTGTTCTGGAGCTGAACTGGCGGTTCCGTCTCTGAAGTCGTCGACGCCGACGCCGACGTCAGGCCTCTCTCGGGGGTTGTTGGCTCCCCTGTCCCGCAGGCGACCAAAACAAGCGACAGAAGAAGCGCGGAAACGCGCGCGCGCGTGGACCCGGTTGCGTCACTCAGACAGCTCATTCAAGGTTCCTCGGTGGCTATGTGAATACTGCGATTGTCAGATTCAGCGTTGCAAGGTGCTGTTTGCCTTCCAGCACTATGAGCGCAGGAGCGTTCTGGTCAGAACGACTTGATTTTTCCACATTGGGACCGACGCTTCAAGGACGCGATGACGACAGCGGGTCGGTTCCCGGGCCGCGCCTGTTCCTCGGGTTGCAGGAGGTCCGTCTTCTCTGTTTTGTTGCTGCGTGCGCCGGACCATGCGGAACACCGATTCTGGGCAGGTGGAACGCACCCTGGAAGTAGGTGACGGGATGGGAAACCCAGTGGAGCGTTGACGGTGCTGGACGAGCCGCCGCCTTTGACTCGACTTTCGCCATCTACTTCGTACTGACACTTCGTACTGGCCTCACGGGTGGTACTGCCGTGCTTGCGGGACCCTCTCCAAGGTAGGACGTCCCTGATGCACCCGAGCACCTCCTGGCACAAGGGCTCGACTCCATGCGAACAAGAGCCTGGGGCTTCCGGTGGGCGGGGAGACCCGCGAGGAGCACGCATGGACGAGAAGAAGAAGTCAGAGGAGAAGTGGGAGGAAGCGGAGCGGTTGGGGCCGTACCAGCTTCATGAGCAGGTGCCGCAGTCCGCTGGCAACCAGGGGGAACTCTACCGGGCCACGCACGAGACGAGCGGGGCGACGGCCCTGGTGCTCAAACCCACCGCCGAGCAGGGCGCGGCCCCGTTGACGGACTGGCGGGTGCAACTCAGCTCCTCGGCCTCAGCTGGCTACATCGCCATGGAGCCGAGGGACACCCCCTGGTCCGTGGCCCCCGACAAGCACTCGGTTGAGTCGCTGGTGTGCACCTTGGAGGATGTGCGCGAAGGGGTAGGGCGCATGGACCAGGCCCTCCACGCTTCCAGCGAATCTCGCCCGTGGCGGCGCCTGGCGTTGTCCGGTGCTGCCGCGCTCGTGGTGGTGTTGCTGCCGACGACGTTGGCCCCCGTTTCAGAGGGGCGGGTGCAAGAGGAGGCCCCGGAGGATGTCTGGGCCACGGACGTCTACGTGGACCCCGTGCCGGGCCAGTCCGGCGACGCACCGCGGCCGGTGAAGAACCAGAAGCGGGCGCCGTGTACGGAAGGCCTCGAGGTGGAGGTGTCCGGCGCATGCTGGCTTCCGATTGAGAAACGTCCCTGCCCACCGCAGACCGTGACCTACCAGGGTAGATGCCTTCTGCCCGTCGCGGTGCCGCGCCCTCCTGTCACCAGCCTGGACGGTGGCGGCGGCTCCGAGCCTCGCTGACTCGTTCATGCCAGGGAGTCACGAGGCGGTATCTCGACTCGCCCGCCATTGTGTACTCGCCCGCTCCGAGCCGGGCGATGAGCCCTTCTGTGAACCACGCTCCTGTAGCAGGCGCTTTTCACCGACGTCAGCCAACTGCCCTGGCGGGAGCAGGTCGCGCCTCCGGCCGCGCTAGGCCTCAGCGCGAAGCCTGTGCGGCCTTCACCTCGCGCGCGTGCTTGAGGTCTTCCAGGAAGAAGGCCTCCATCCGCCGTGCGGCCTCGTCGTCCTGGAGCACCAGCGAGCCCTCCTCGAGCATGTTGAAGGACAGCGGGTCGTAGTTGATGGAGCCCACCAGCACCAGCCGGTCATCCACCAGCATCGTCTTCGCGTGCATCATCGACGGCTGGTACTCCCAGATGCGCACGCCCGCGGCCCTCAACTTGTCGTAGGTCGCGCGCTGGAGCACGGTGATGGACCTGTGGTCGTTCTTGTCCCCGGGCGCGAGCACCCGCACGTCCACTCCCGCGCGCGCCCGCTCCACCAGCAGCTCCATGAGAGCCTCGTTCGGCGTGAAGTACGCCTGGGCGATCCACAGCCGCTTGCGCGCCGCGCGCACCATCAACTGCGTGAGGCGCTCGGCCCGCGTGAGCTCGGGATTGGCCGTGCTGCCGATGAAGGCCGCCCAACCCTCACCCGCCTCGTCCAGTCCGGGCTCCGGCTTGTCGAGCCCCGGGAAGTCGCTCGCGGGCAGCAACTCGCCCGTCGTCTCCTGCCAGTTCTCCGCGAAGGCCTGCTGGAGCTGCGCCACCACCGGGCCCTCCACCCGCGCGTTCGTGTCGCGCCACTCCTTCTCGTTGCGCGCCTCCCCCAGCCACTCGTCCTGGATGGCCACTCCACCGGTGATGCCCACCCGGCCGTCCACGACAATCACCTTGCGGTGGTTGCGCGCGAGGTTCTCGTCCGCCGGCAGCGGGCGGAACAGGTGCGCCTTGCACCCGGCCGCTTCCAGCCTCGGCTTCACCTCCTTCTCGAAGGGGGCGCTGCCCAGCGGATCCACGAGCACCCGGCAGGCCACTCCCGCCCGGGCCCGCTCGGTGATGACGGAGAGCAGCCGCTCGGAGGCCTCTCCCGGGCGCCAGATGAAGAGGACGATGTTCATCGAGGAGCGCGCGCGCGACAGCTCCTGCACCATCACGTCGAAGACGGCGCCGTTGTTGGCCCAGCGCAGTCGATTGCCCGGCACCATGCGCACGCCCACCGTCTGGTAGAGCGCCGTGGCGAACCCCGCCCCCCGCGAGTCCACCTCCGAGCGCAGCTGGAAGGGTTTGGATGACTCCTTCGTGGTGAACACGGTGCACCCCGACGTCATCACGGTGGCTGCCGCTACCACCATTGCCCACCTTCGTCCCCGCCCCATGTCCCGCCTCCCGAGGCAAGGAGGTAGCCATGCGGCCCGGGGCCGTCATCCCCCGGTACAGGCCGGCGGTCGTGGCGTCCTACCCGGTCGCTCGGTGGGTCGTATGTCCCACCCGCGGCGCCTTCTCACGGGGCCGGGCGGGGGTGGCGCGACAGCCGGTAGAGGAGCAACGCCGTGCGCTCGGCCTGCATCGCGAGCGAGTCGAGCCGCACCTCCTCGCGCGGCGAGTGCGACCCGCTGTCCAGCGCGCCCAGCCCGTCGAGCCCATCGACGAAGGGCTCGACGAACGAGATGTCCCCGGCTCCGCGCTTGCCCGGGTCGAACGCCCCGGGTCGAACGCCTTGACCTTGCCGTACCCGAGCGCCTGGCCACGGCTGGTGTCAAAGGAGTCATTCCGTGCATCATGCCGTTGAGCAGCAGGTGCTCAAGAATCAGGTTACCTGCTCAAGGAGCGCCGCGGCGGCCCTGGGCGCGGCCCTGGAAGATCCAGTGGTCCATCGCCGCCGGGTAGTTGGTGGCACCGAAAGCCGCCACCAGGTCCGGGTTGTTGGCCAGGTAGTATTTCACGTCGAACTCCGCGGAGGCACGGCGGCCCTCGTAGAGTCCCTGGTGGATCCAGTGGTTGAGGGCCGCGCCGTAGTTGTTGCCGAACGCCGCCTGGAGATCCCCGTTGTTGGCCAGGTAGTACTTCACGTCGAACTCCGCGGAAGCACGGCGGCCCTCGCCAATACCCCAGTTGAGCCAGTGGTTGCGCGCCGCCACATAGTTGGTGGGGCCGTACGCCGCCACCAGATCCGGGTTGTTGGCCAGGTAGTACTTCACGTCGAAGTGGGCCGAGCTGCGGCGGCCCTCGGCAATACCCCAGTTGAGCCAGTGGTTGCGCGCCGCCTCCCAGTTCGCCGCCCCGTAGGCGTTGACGAGGTCCCCGTGGTTGCTCAGATAGAACCCGGTGTCGACATCCGTCTCAGCCAGCGGGCCGTAGAGCACCCGGGCGCCGCTCACGTCCGTGGCCGTGAGATTGAGATCCCCACGGTTGGAGCCGTTGCACTGCGGGTAGTGCATCACCGAAGCCGCGTCGTACCCCGTCAGCGCGCGCCAGTTGTTGTCCTCGAAGCAGGTCCGAGCCTCGGGGCGGGTGTGCTCGTGCCGGAAGCCGATCGTGTGCCCCAGCTCGTGGCGAAGGATGCCGGTCAGTGTCCACGGCGCGATGTTGCCGAAGGAGGAGGTGTCGATGAGGACGTTACGGCTGGCGCGGCTGTAGCTGGGGAAGAACGCGCGCGCCAGATAGGACTGGCCACTGACCGGACGCACGTCGAAGATGACCTGGTTGTTGCTGGCATTGCAGGCACCATCCTGATCGCTCCGGTGATGGAAGCGCACGTTGACCTGCTGCCACGCGGCCGCGGCCTGGGCCATGGCCTGCACCACCGTGTTGTAGTTGGCTCCGAAGGCCGTGCTCACGCAGTAGGAGATGTTGCGCTGGCGCAGGTAGCCCCACTGGTCGTCCGCGCCATTGACCCGGTTGACGATGAGCGGCGCGCGCTGCGTGCCCAGCTCCGAGACTCCCATGGACTCCGCGTCGCGCACGTAGTCCTGGTACAGCGCACGGAGCCCCTCCTCTCCCTCCACCGGCGTATCCCCGTCGACGATGAAGATGCCCGTGTCGGGCTCGCGCCAGGCCTGGGCACGGAACTCCTCATACGTCAGCACCGGCTCACGGGCCACCGCTTCGGACAACGGCGACTCCAGCGTCTCACCGCAGCCCACCAGCCCCACCGAGGCAACACCCGCCACCCAAAGCCCGCGCGCGCGGCGCGAATGACCACCCAAGGACAGCTTCATGGATAACCCTTTCATTCATTCAGGGAGCGCTGCTCCCCGATGTCAACGCGCTCCGGAATGCTCTCCGAGGCACCTCCCAGAACGCTGTCGCAAGTAAGCCATCCATGCGGCGCGTATTCCAGAACCAGACAGGTATTCCATGCTTTTTTGGAATTCGGCATTCAATCCAGGAGCGCAATGCGACCCGGAGGGCTCTCGTACCGCAGCTCGAGCGCCCCACGGCCAAAGCGGGTGAGGCCCTTGAGCAGATGTTCTTCCCCCCCCCGCCGCCCGGACGATTATCTTTGGAGGATGGTTGTTGAAACAGACGCGCAGGCAGTAGCGCCCCTCCAGCGTCGTATAGGAGGGCACGGCCACGCCGGACTCGTGCAGACGGCAGAGCAGCTCGCGGTTCCACGCGTCGAGCCGGGCCTCGGGAGCGCCCCGGCAGACATACCGGAAGCGCGTGATGTTGAGGGACACCGGCGCCAGACGTTGGAGCTCCGGCTCCGCGTCCACCCGGCGCCCGAGCAGGTGGGCCTGCTCCACGTTCTGCTCGATGAGACGGCCGTACTTCGCGGCCCCGTATGCCTTGAGGCTCATCCACACCTTGAGCGCCCGGAAGCCTCGGGAGAGCTGGACGCCGTACTCACTGAACATGGACGGGCGCGCCGCGAGTCCTCGGGACATCTTCCGGGCCACGGTGAGCCCCACCAGGGTGGCCATCGAGCCCCCGCTCACCAGCAGGCCACTGGCCTGTTCGGGGAAGCCGAGCAGTTCCCGGCCCAGCTCTACACGAACGCCCGGATATCCGACCTGCCCATGATGGTGCTTGGCAAGGCCGACATCCGCACCGACAATGATGCCCTCTACAACTTCGGGACCACGGCCGGTAAGCCCATGTACCGCCCACAGGATTTGTCTGGCGCCTCGAATACCACGGGCAGCGTCTTGAACCAGAAGGGGTGGTGGCCGATGCAGAACGACGCCTGGCTGCTCGGCGGCGCGCACGGAGGCCGGCAGTTCCACCTCGCCAAGAACGACCTCACGGATGCGGACCTCTGGGACGCCAAATCCAACCGTCCCACGGTCCTCGGCCGGGAGATCCTCGCGCCCGTGTTGGACACCCCCGTGCCGACCATCTGAGGCGGTTCGAGTCACACCCACTGGCGCGGGGGAGGGTCCTTCCATCGAAGGCAATGCCGCTGATGGATGCAGTGCTCCTCCTCGCGTCATGCCAGTCGCTGTCTTCTCGCGTGGAGAGGATTCGAGGCTGACACCTTCTGCGGCCTGTTGCAGTCCACCTCCATTTCCGCTATTCACCACGAACGGTCTGCAGTTCACCGAGGCGTTGCCGCCCCTGACGGGGAGCTAAACCTGCAAGTTGTGACCTGGACACGCACTTGTCCCCGTGCCGAGTCGAAAGACGGCAACCATCGACGATCCCTTTGCGGAACGGCGCATGACGAGGATCAGCCATGTCCAGACTCAGCCTTCCCTATGCGGTAGCCGACATCTCGGCACTGGCCCGCTCGCTGCGTGACCAGCTCGGAAAACTCGGCCACATGCCGGGGCATGTCGAACTGCTCAACATGCTGGCCCGCTCGGCCGGCTATGCCAACTACCAGCATTTCCGCGCCCAGTTGGAGGCGCGGTCGCGTCTCGCGGCGCCGCGGGCTCCCACACCGGCGCCCGATCACGAGCGCATCGAGAAGGTGGCGCGCCACTTCGATGATTCGGGGCGCCTGCTGCGCTGGCCAGCCAGGGCCAATCAGCAGGATCTCTGCCTCTGGGTATTGTGGTCGCGGATTCCAAGCGGCAAGGTGTTCACCGAGCAGCAGATCAACGAGCTCCTGAAGCACTGGCATCTGTTCGGCGATCACGCCCTGCTGCGCCGGTCGCTGTTCGACCTCAGGCTGGTGGCCCGCACCACCGACGGCCGGCAGTACCGTCGCATCGAGCAGAAGCCGCCGGCGGAGCTCTCGCCGTTGATTGAGCACCTCAACGCTCGTA
Encoded proteins:
- a CDS encoding restriction endonuclease produces the protein MDQQTIDPDWRFRAAAFQAVERLVARHGPILRWEHIAQGFEIDGQHIMFTAKPRGIFRPKQMQGAALSIRAAMPRRSRERECQEQLKKVAFTYKLQGDAPDGYDNHLLLQALDLSAPLIYFLAVEPAAYEPMWPVFVRGIDLSRMECRLSLDERAVVAKESRLLNNPTILEPEFRIQLVEVNRELMELLARHPERLRKLDARKFEQVVAEIFKNQGFDVVLTPQTRDGGRDIQAVRKDSFGTFLYYVECKRYAKSRPVGVEVVRALYGVVQHDRATAGIIATTSSVTDDAIDFATPIKYQLSLRDFEALGEWLGTYRK
- a CDS encoding pyridoxal-dependent decarboxylase; amino-acid sequence: MATLVGLTVARKMSRGLAARPSMFSEYGVQLSRGFRALKVWMSLKAYGAAKYGRLIEQNVEQAHLLGRRVDAEPELQRLAPVSLNITRFRYVCRGAPEARLDAWNRELLCRLHESGVAVPSYTTLEGRYCLRVCFNNHPPKIIVRAAGGGRTSAQGPHPLWPWGARAAVREPSGSHCAPGLNAEFQKSMEYLSGSGIRAAWMAYLRQRSGRCLGEHSGAR
- a CDS encoding RtcB family protein encodes the protein MMPRVLESPPGAVPILAWAREVPPGAVKQLQHIASQPYVVEHVAAMPDVHVAQGVAVGTVFATERTVVPGALGGDLGCGVSAHRFDFPAASLGRAELERLLGALARRVPVGDAVHRGAGLPLPPGLQAASLSTHRLQREWERLAPRHLGTLGGGNHFLELDRDAGGDLWLLIHSGSRGVGGAIAAHHLRVAAARGEGSLPGLRTDTPEGAACLADIELACRFARANRDTLAARAVEVLVEALGCEPDPGASVDVHHNHVAEERHLGRALLVHRKGAVGLEAGQRGLIPGSMGTASYVVEGRGEPRAFGSCSHGAGRVLTRGEARARIRPAALEHALRRVVFDRHRVDALVEEAPEAYRDIAEVLEDEADLVTPVLRLTPIAVLKG
- a CDS encoding ATP-binding protein: MFGLEPLTVNERKDLLEVLEDWCGTASTVITSQLDPKQWHALIGDATVADAILDRVLHNAHRIKLMGESIRKQHGKLTTEPKPEKRRAPASLRSHERLGPEQVSGLARNR
- a CDS encoding GmrSD restriction endonuclease domain-containing protein; this encodes MTTGTSGSTPHLNDPKPSVDRIDELARRIVTGDILLPKFQREFVWKSKRVLALLDSIAKGYPIGSILLWRTRQELKSEKKIADLDVANQQAEYPFNYLLDGQQRLSTICGALFWNGSDPKSLWNIAYDLRTENFFHPSTLEELPLHQIRVNKLSNPSAFFGQIAQLALHTSPDKEELATRAKALFDRFKDYKIAVVTLGDMSIKDVAPIFERINSQGVPLTRVDLLRAATWSKEFDLNEAIGEIQEELDEKGFKEIESKSILRNLSASQGGGFTIEDVEHLRGHTPQARLEAAKITKLAYQRAVDFLVSELGVVSSYALPYANQITVLAECFRLLPTSPSPAQYQAMREWFWQTSFSGYFSGWNTGQMTADLASVRAFASGAKPSIPLVSVRPVETTWRERPFRTNNALSKAFALVLAAQAPRDLLTGQRIDTSASLSWINQKEFHHFFPKRWLKNQDVATGRINVMANIVYLTSASNKVISSKKPSQYLREAEARLGSEFEVVLRSNLIQPSAFDAACRDDYEAFLYARSQAIDAAAARLAGWAESVARAVVDGDDEDSEH
- a CDS encoding M57 family metalloprotease, translating into MKLSLGGHSRRARGLWVAGVASVGLVGCGETLESPLSEAVAREPVLTYEEFRAQAWREPDTGIFIVDGDTPVEGEEGLRALYQDYVRDAESMGVSELGTQRAPLIVNRVNGADDQWGYLRQRNISYCVSTAFGANYNTVVQAMAQAAAAWQQVNVRFHHRSDQDGACNASNNQVIFDVRPVSGQSYLARAFFPSYSRASRNVLIDTSSFGNIAPWTLTGILRHELGHTIGFRHEHTRPEARTCFEDNNWRALTGYDAASVMHYPQCNGSNRGDLNLTATDVSGARVLYGPLAETDVDTGFYLSNHGDLVNAYGAANWEAARNHWLNWGIAEGRRSSAHFDVKYYLANNPDLVAAYGPTNYVAARNHWLNWGIGEGRRASAEFDVKYYLANNGDLQAAFGNNYGAALNHWIHQGLYEGRRASAEFDVKYYLANNPDLVAAFGATNYPAAMDHWIFQGRAQGRRGAP
- a CDS encoding DUF2087 domain-containing protein — encoded protein: MSRLSLPYAVADISALARSLRDQLGKLGHMPGHVELLNMLARSAGYANYQHFRAQLEARSRLAAPRAPTPAPDHERIEKVARHFDDSGRLLRWPARANQQDLCLWVLWSRIPSGKVFTEQQINELLKHWHLFGDHALLRRSLFDLRLVARTTDGRQYRRIEQKPPAELSPLIEHLNARTAA
- a CDS encoding ribosome-binding factor A, with the protein product MSSKKHRRSRASHRRADAESFSFEESSIPARHLRLQSTLFEEVSLLFRGELSDPLLEGVVVTMLELSPDGRHARIGFTLPPERQESGPAPVEEALVRASGFIRSQLALGLNLKRVPNLRFVCVGVAPRLAPDEEGGES
- a CDS encoding phospholipase D-like domain-containing protein, producing the protein MVVAAATVMTSGCTVFTTKESSKPFQLRSEVDSRGAGFATALYQTVGVRMVPGNRLRWANNGAVFDVMVQELSRARSSMNIVLFIWRPGEASERLLSVITERARAGVACRVLVDPLGSAPFEKEVKPRLEAAGCKAHLFRPLPADENLARNHRKVIVVDGRVGITGGVAIQDEWLGEARNEKEWRDTNARVEGPVVAQLQQAFAENWQETTGELLPASDFPGLDKPEPGLDEAGEGWAAFIGSTANPELTRAERLTQLMVRAARKRLWIAQAYFTPNEALMELLVERARAGVDVRVLAPGDKNDHRSITVLQRATYDKLRAAGVRIWEYQPSMMHAKTMLVDDRLVLVGSINYDPLSFNMLEEGSLVLQDDEAARRMEAFFLEDLKHAREVKAAQASR